A single window of Phoenix dactylifera cultivar Barhee BC4 unplaced genomic scaffold, palm_55x_up_171113_PBpolish2nd_filt_p 001054F, whole genome shotgun sequence DNA harbors:
- the LOC103703893 gene encoding 60S ribosomal protein L37-3-like yields MGKGTGSFGKRRNKTHTLCVRCGRRSFHLQKSRCASCGYPSARIRKYNWSVKAIRRKTTGTGRMRYLRHLPRRFKSNFREGTEATPRRRATAATSS; encoded by the exons ATG GGGAAGGGCACGGGGAGCTTCGGCAAGAGGAGGAACAAGACCCACACGCTCTGCGTGAGGTGTGGCCGCAGGAGCTTCCACCTCCAGAAGAGCCGTTGCGCCTCCTGTGGATACCCCTCTGCGCGAATCCGCAAGT ATAATTGGAGTGTGAAGGCCATAAGAAGAAAGACAACAGGCACAGGAAGGATGAGGTATCTTCGTCACTTGCCTCGAAGGTTCAAGAGCAATTTCAGAGAAG GAACTGAAGCAACTCCAAGGAGGAGGGCTACAGCAGCGACATCTTCTTAA
- the LOC113462527 gene encoding mitochondrial import receptor subunit TOM9-2-like, with product MSSSQGRRGSLPGTSDDGKGVLSRFSSSISQSLIVSRGKRTASEAATVAKKLLWSTGRAAWIAGTTFLVLVVPLIIEMDREQQMNELEMQQASLLGAPPPSIAAPAAPK from the coding sequence ATGTCTTCTTCCCAGGGCCGAAGGGGCTCTCTCCCAGGGACGAGCGACGACGGCAAGGGCGTTCTTTCTAGGTTTTCGAGCTCCATCTCCCAGTCGCTTATCGTGTCCCGCGGGAAGCGCACCGCCTCGGAGGCCGCCACTGTCGCCAAGAAGCTCCTCTGGAGCACTGGACGCGCCGCCTGGATCGCCGGCACCACCTTCCTCGTCCTGGTGGTGCCCCTGATCATCGAGATGGACCGGGAACAGCAGATGAACGAGCTCGAGATGCAGCAGGCCAGTCTTCTCGGTGCTCCCCCTCCCTCCATTGCCGCTCCCGCCGCTCCCAAGTGA